Below is a window of Rhodothermales bacterium DNA.
ACGTGCTGCCACGAGATTTTATCGACAGATTCTGAACGAGGTGCGACACAACAGATACGACAACATTTCGATGCGCGCTTATGTGCCCGGACGCCGCAAGTTCTGGTGCCTGATTTCCGATGACTATGACCGACGAAAGGCGCGCCTGCTGGGAGAGATGGCCGAATGATTGCGAGAATCTCGGCGCCATTCGTCAGAGCCTCGATTCGGGGCTCGTTGCGACGCTCCTTCCGGCGCGTGTGCTGGGTCGGTGACATCCCGGACGTGGGGCATGATCTGCCGATCATCGCCTATGCCAATCATCATCATTTCCTTGATGGCCATCTGCTCTGGCTTGTGGCCCGGGATGTCGTCCGCAGGCCGTACATCGTGTGGATGGAGGAGTTTGACCGGTATCCGTTCTTCGCGGCGGCCGGCGCCATGCCCTTCCCGGCCGACGACACCCGTGGCAGGTTTTTGTCCATGAGAAAGACAGCCGCTGCCCTGGCCGAGGTGCCCGGCCCGATGCTTGCATACTTCCCCGGAGGAGTGCTCACCAGGCCGGAGGAGGAATTGCCGGCTGAAGATCCGAGAACATTTCAGCGCCTCGGCAGAATAATGCCACCGGCCGTCTGGTTGCCCCTCGCCATCCACGTTACATGGTGGGGCGAAAGCACTCCCACAGCGCTTTTGTCCGCCGGGTCGCCCCATACGACCGCAACAGGAAACGAAATGCTGAGACTGGGCGAGGCCCTCGAAACACTTCGGTCACCAACCCCCAACGTGACCGAGACCTTGCTGGAAGGCCGGCGAGGTCCGAATGAGAAATGGAATCTGTCGTTCCTGAGACGCTTTTACGACCCATGCTGACAACTCTGGCCCTCGTCCTGACGCTCGTTCCCACCCGGGCGGATTCGGTCGAGCATTACTACGCACACGGAAATGCCACGGCACTCCGCTCCCATTGCCAGACGGCCGCCTCGCAGGCGGAAGACCTGCTGTGCCGCTACAGGCTGTATCCGTTGACGATGGACCGCACCCTGCTGGATGATCTGCCGTCCGAAACGGAGTCGGCATCCGCCCGTGAAAACGCGATTCTTGCGGGCCTCTGGGGCTACAAGGCGGCAACCGGCTCCATCATTAATAAAATTCGCTGCGGAAGACGAGCCGGTCGCCTGATGGAGCGGGCGAAGGAGAGCGGCCCGGATGATCCGTTCGTACTCCTCATCGAAGGCCAGTCCCTGCTGTTCAGGCCGGGATTTTTCGGAGGAGACAGCCGGCGCGCACTAGAGGTGCTTCGAGAACTCCAGCGGGTAACCGCCAGCGACTCGGAAGGCGGTGTGTCCACGGTAGAGGCGGACCTGTGGGTATGGTACGCCCTCACTCGACTCAAGGACCCGGATGCCGATGCCGCCCGCATGGCCATCGAGAGTCGCAACCCGCCACCCATGTACGCCGAGTTCCTGGCCAATCCTCCATCCTGACAACTCCTGATGACGGTCTTCCTGATCGCCGTACATGCACTGCTGTGGACGATCCTTCTCGGTAACGTGGTCTACCTGGCACGTTCGCGTCCCCGACCGGGCCAGGCCGTCGAGCAGCCACTCATCAGCATCCTGATTCCGGCTCGCAACGAAGCGCAGAACCTCACTGCCCTCATACCCTCCATCCTCACCCAGTCGTATTCGAACTTCCAGCTCATCATTTACGATGACGACTCCACGGACAGCACGAGCGACGTGGTCGGGGCCGAGCTGACGGACAGCCGCGTGAGCTATCTGCGCGGCGACGGGCCGCCTCCCGGTTGGGTCGGCAAGGTATCCGCGCTGTATCAGGCATCCCGGCAGGCCTCAGGCGATATCTATCTGTTCATGGACGCCGATACGCAACTGCTTCATCGGGATTCCCTTTCCCGCATCGCCCGCATCTTCCAGAGCGAGTCCGACACGACCGTGCTGACCGGACTCCTCGGTCTGGCCGGCAAGGGCAGGCTCCTTGTAAGTCTGGTGCCATTCACCATCCTCGCGGCGCTCCCGTGGTTCCTCGTTCGAAGACTTCGGTCGCCCCTGCTATCCGCGCTCAATGGGCAACTGTGGATGATCCGCGCCGCGACCTACCATGCCCTTGAGCCACATGCGCAGGTGAAGAACGAGATACTCGAAGATGTGGAGATTGGACGCTATCTCAAGACCTCGGGCGTGTACCCTCGGCTCGTCAATCTCACCGGCGACGTTTCGGTCAGAATGTACGGCAGCTTCGCCGACGCATGGCAGGGTTTCCGCAAGAACGCGTACCTGATCATGGGCGGACGACCGCTTCCTTTCCTCGTGTATCTGCTGGTGTTCGCAGCGAGCACGTGGCTGAGCCCGTTCGTCTCAGTCTATTTCCTGATTTCTGCATGGGCCATTAAAGTTGTCACAGACAGATTGGCCTCGATACCGATTGCGGTATCTTTGGTATCACCCGTTTCATTCATTTTGGCCACGTTTCTTCAACTGGACTCGGCAATCGGCCACTGGGCCGGAACCATCCACTGGAAAGGCAGGAACGTGACCGGGGACTGATCAGCTTTGGCACGCCTCCTGCCCCGTCGAAACAAGAAGACCGGTGCCTCCCCCGGTACCGTGGTCTACAGCGGTCACCGATCCGGACCCGTGACGATCTCCGTCATCGACTACACGGCCGACCGACTCACGGAAGAAGCTGAAGTGTCAATCGACCATGCGCTCCAGCTCGGAGACTCCAAGTCTGTTACGTGGATCAACGTCGACGGCGTCCACGACGAGCAAATCGTCAAACGTATCGGCGAGCATCTCGAGCTCCACGACCTCGTGCAAGAGGATGTCGTGAGTCCGCATCAGCGTCCGAAAGCGGACCCTGACGGTGAACATATTTTCGTGGTGCTCCGCATGCTTCAGGTTGACCACGATGTCGATCGGTTGAAGTCCGAACAACTCAGCATCGTTATCGGGCCGCGATACGTGATAACCTTCCAGGAGGAGTCTGGGGACGTCTTCGATCCGCTCCGGGAGAGACTGCGCGGAAAAGGCGGGC
It encodes the following:
- a CDS encoding acyltransferase; protein product: MIARISAPFVRASIRGSLRRSFRRVCWVGDIPDVGHDLPIIAYANHHHFLDGHLLWLVARDVVRRPYIVWMEEFDRYPFFAAAGAMPFPADDTRGRFLSMRKTAAALAEVPGPMLAYFPGGVLTRPEEELPAEDPRTFQRLGRIMPPAVWLPLAIHVTWWGESTPTALLSAGSPHTTATGNEMLRLGEALETLRSPTPNVTETLLEGRRGPNEKWNLSFLRRFYDPC
- a CDS encoding glycosyltransferase; the encoded protein is MTVFLIAVHALLWTILLGNVVYLARSRPRPGQAVEQPLISILIPARNEAQNLTALIPSILTQSYSNFQLIIYDDDSTDSTSDVVGAELTDSRVSYLRGDGPPPGWVGKVSALYQASRQASGDIYLFMDADTQLLHRDSLSRIARIFQSESDTTVLTGLLGLAGKGRLLVSLVPFTILAALPWFLVRRLRSPLLSALNGQLWMIRAATYHALEPHAQVKNEILEDVEIGRYLKTSGVYPRLVNLTGDVSVRMYGSFADAWQGFRKNAYLIMGGRPLPFLVYLLVFAASTWLSPFVSVYFLISAWAIKVVTDRLASIPIAVSLVSPVSFILATFLQLDSAIGHWAGTIHWKGRNVTGD
- a CDS encoding magnesium and cobalt transport protein CorA, coding for MARLLPRRNKKTGASPGTVVYSGHRSGPVTISVIDYTADRLTEEAEVSIDHALQLGDSKSVTWINVDGVHDEQIVKRIGEHLELHDLVQEDVVSPHQRPKADPDGEHIFVVLRMLQVDHDVDRLKSEQLSIVIGPRYVITFQEESGDVFDPLRERLRGKGGRIRRRGSGYLGYAIIDAVVDHYFTVIDDIGDVVDQLEEELLTNPAAGTQSRIYDLRRSLIQVRRAVWPVRELLLSLEKMDSSALGRDI